A single genomic interval of Hafnia alvei harbors:
- a CDS encoding aldose 1-epimerase: protein MMDIYTLSTSRFRLRVTAQSAAILSFDDVRSGTEILRPYQQATGWHPGESALFPMLPLANRVRDNRFYLAGREICLPDSALDNQFFLHGDGWLQRWQLQDLSCTHISLGLRVQHSCGFDYSANLVYRLTDEGLSAHLTLRHCGVEPMLYGLGFHPFFVKTPQTQIQFSSSGYWPEGELHLPLAWQGNTPAALDFTRTKVPDNVWMNQGYSGWSGIAHLVTPNQPTISLRSSVPYLMLFQMPDEPFICLEPQSHPVDAHNMDGQPGLVLLGKGEVTEMGMRVEVGD from the coding sequence ATGATGGATATCTATACTCTCTCTACCTCGCGGTTTCGGCTGCGGGTGACAGCGCAGTCCGCGGCGATCTTAAGCTTTGATGACGTGCGTAGTGGCACGGAAATTCTTCGGCCTTATCAACAGGCGACTGGGTGGCATCCGGGCGAAAGCGCGTTGTTTCCTATGTTACCTTTGGCGAACCGAGTGCGAGATAATCGCTTTTACTTAGCCGGACGTGAAATTTGTCTGCCGGACAGTGCCTTGGATAACCAATTTTTTTTACACGGCGATGGCTGGCTACAGCGCTGGCAACTGCAAGATTTGAGCTGCACACACATTTCCCTTGGTCTACGAGTGCAACACAGCTGTGGTTTTGATTATTCGGCGAATTTGGTTTATCGGCTCACGGACGAAGGACTCAGCGCGCATCTTACATTACGCCACTGTGGCGTGGAGCCGATGCTTTATGGGCTAGGCTTTCATCCTTTCTTTGTGAAAACACCGCAGACACAAATTCAGTTTTCCTCTTCAGGCTATTGGCCAGAGGGCGAACTGCATTTGCCCTTAGCATGGCAGGGTAACACGCCAGCAGCGCTGGATTTCACCCGCACGAAAGTGCCGGATAATGTGTGGATGAATCAGGGCTATTCGGGGTGGAGTGGCATTGCTCATCTTGTGACGCCGAATCAGCCGACGATTTCGTTACGCAGTTCCGTACCTTATCTGATGCTGTTTCAAATGCCTGATGAACCGTTTATTTGCCTTGAACCGCAAAGCCATCCTGTTGATGCCCATAATATGGATGGACAACCGGGGCTGGTGTTGTTGGGGAAAGGGGAGGTGACGGAGATGGGGATGAGGGTGGAGGTGGGAGACTGA